In Crinalium epipsammum PCC 9333, the following are encoded in one genomic region:
- the rcbX gene encoding RuBisCO chaperone RbcX: MDLKQVAKDTAKVLSSYLTYQAVRIILTQLTETNPPLAYWLSNFSGKEKIQDGEAFLKELLSEKQDLAFRVMTVRQHLAEEVTDYLPEIVRTGIQQANMEYRRQHLERLTQLTSSNPSTYPEQPIDSEPNLDNISD, from the coding sequence ATGGACTTAAAACAAGTTGCCAAAGATACAGCAAAGGTGCTGAGTAGCTATTTGACCTATCAAGCCGTGCGGATTATCTTGACTCAGTTAACTGAGACAAATCCTCCTCTGGCGTACTGGCTAAGTAACTTTTCAGGAAAAGAAAAAATCCAAGACGGAGAAGCTTTTCTTAAAGAGTTACTCAGCGAGAAACAAGACCTGGCGTTTAGAGTAATGACTGTACGACAGCATTTAGCCGAGGAAGTGACGGATTATTTGCCGGAGATAGTTCGTACTGGTATTCAGCAGGCAAATATGGAATATCGCCGCCAGCATCTAGAGCGACTTACGCAACTAACCTCCAGTAACCCCAGCACTTATCCTGAACAGCCAATTGATTCTGAGCCGAATCTAGATAATATTTCAGATTAG